The Bacillota bacterium nucleotide sequence TATTAAATTTGCTGAATACTAAGGGTATTCTTAGAACGGCGGAATTATGCTCGATGTTCGATGTATCCAAGGAAACCATTCGTCGAGACCTCAGGGTGCTACAGGAAGAGGGCCATATTAAAAAGGTTTACGGGGGCGTAATTTACCCGGGAGGTCCTGAGAGAGTCGAGACGCCATTTATGTACAGGGAGAGGGAGAATAGGGAGGAGAAGAGGAAGATCGGGGTCGCCACGGCCCAATTAATAGGGGACAGGGAAACTATTATAATAGATACGGGTACTACGCTTAGGGAGGTTGCCCGGCATATTAGGGCGAGCTACTTAAATGTGTTCACAAACTCAATCCCCGTTGCCCTGGAGTTGCTGGAGAAACCTAATGTCGAGGTTTATCTTATAGGAGGCAAGCTCCGGGCAGGTGAATTGTCATTGTCCGGGCATATAGCGGAGGAAATTTTAATGGAATTTCATGTTGATAAAGCGATAGTGGGTGCGGGTGGTTTATCTATACGCGAGGGGCTGACCGACTACCATATAGAGGAGGCAAGCATAAGACGATTCATGATCAAAGCTTCCTCAAAGGTAATTGTTGCAACAGATCACACCAAACTTGGCAAAGTAGCCCTCGCCAATGTGGCACCGTTATCTAGTATTCATGTTTTGGTTACTGACAGCGGCATATCCCCTGAGGATAAAGCGAAATTTACGGAGGCGGGGATACAGGTCATAATCGCTGACTATGTTATAAACTCATGATTTATTTCGACCTGTGATGTAATAGATGGCAAGGGCATATCTCCCGGTAATTAGATTTTTGGAGGGGTTTACAAGGTGAAAAAGTATATTCTCTCGATCGATCATGGGACGACTGGCACAAGGGCTATATTGTTTGATCGATCTGGAGCAGCCATCGCGCGGGCGTACAGGGAATTATCTCAAATTTATCCGCAGCCTGGTTGGGTTGAGCACAATCCCGAAGAAATCTGGAATATCACTGCCTTTGTGATCAAGGAAGTATTGAAACAGGCTCAGGTTGGGCCCGCGGATATAGCGGCTATAGGTATCGCAAATCAAGGTGAGACAGTAGTCGTTTGGAACCGTTTCACTGGTAAGCCTATCTATAATGCAATCGTGTGGCAGTGCCGCAGAACGTCATCACTATGTAGCAAGTTGGTTGAAGAGGGGTATCAGGATAAGATACAGTCGAAAACGGGGCTTGTCATCGATCCATATTTTTCCGCGACCAAGGTTCAATGGATCCTCGATAACGTGCCCAATGCTAGGGTGCAGGCGGAGAACGGTGAATTGCTCTTGGGAACTACGGATACATGGCTTGTCTGGAAGTTAACCGCAGGCCGGGCCCACCTTACAGATTACTCTACTGCATCAAGAACTATGATGTTTAATATCCATTCGCTTGAATGGGATCAGGAGATATTGGACCTTTTATCGATACCTCGAGTGATGCTTC carries:
- a CDS encoding DeoR/GlpR transcriptional regulator codes for the protein MLAEERRREILNLLNTKGILRTAELCSMFDVSKETIRRDLRVLQEEGHIKKVYGGVIYPGGPERVETPFMYRERENREEKRKIGVATAQLIGDRETIIIDTGTTLREVARHIRASYLNVFTNSIPVALELLEKPNVEVYLIGGKLRAGELSLSGHIAEEILMEFHVDKAIVGAGGLSIREGLTDYHIEEASIRRFMIKASSKVIVATDHTKLGKVALANVAPLSSIHVLVTDSGISPEDKAKFTEAGIQVIIADYVINS